CACTACCCACCTCAGCCACGACAGAGAGCCTGGCAGAACATTTCTCACAATCCTACATTATCAAGCACGCTGTTGTTGTCAGTGATAAAGAGACAAAGGTATCCAAGGGATTTGGTTTTGTTACATTCGCCGATGTTGAGGATGCAGAGAGCGCTTTGAAGGAATTCAACGGGTCCAAGTTTGATGGGAAAATCATTCGCGTCGACTATGCCGAGTCTCGTAAGCGTGAGATCGATGAGAAGATTGGACGCAGTGTCCCAACTGCTGCGTCCCGCGAGTCCAAGAAGcagaaggaagaggagagaggaCAGGGCCTGCCACCGAAGTTGATTGTTCGCAATCTGCCGTGGAGTGTCAAGGAGCCCGAGGATCTGAATGTCCTGTTCCGCAGCTTTGGAAAAGTCAAGTTTGTTACTCTCCCCAAGAGGAATGGAAAACTTTCTGGTTTCGGTTTCGTTACCATGCGTGGCAGGAAGAATGCCGAGAAAGCGCTCCAGATGATCAACGGAAAGGAGATCGATGGACGTCAAATAGCTGTTGATTGGGCTGTTGAGAAGGACGTTTGGGAAACTATCAAGAAGGAAGAcgccgaggaggaggggCAGAGGGAAGAGCAGGAGTCTGATAATGTTGAAATGGAAGATGCTGAGGGTATTCTGGAAGAGCCCTCGGACGACGAAACCTCttccgatgaagatgacgatgaggacGATGATCTCGATGAGCTAGACGAGTTGGACGATGACGAGgcagaggaggaggatgaccGAAATGCCACAACAATCTTCATTCGCAACCTCCCCTTCTCCGCCACAGACCAAGCCCTCTACGACCACTTCAAAACTCACTTTGGGCCGCTACGGTACGCACGTGTGGTTCTGGACTACGAGACCGAGCGCCCTCGAGGCACTGGGTTCGTCTGCTTCTGGAAACCCGAGGACGCCAACACATGTATTCGTGAAGCCCCCCGAGGAGCCGAATCCATGGCCCCTAACAAGGATAAGCCTAAGTCAAACACCGCCATGAAGCACTCCGTTCTCCAAGATGAAAACTCCGACCCAAGCGGGCGCTACACCCTGGAAGGCCGCGTCCTACAAGTCGCACGGGCTGTGAGCAAGGGCCAAGCCGCCAAGCTCGAAGAGGAGGGAGTATCACGTCGCATGGTCCGTGACACAGATAAGCGCCGCCTGTACCTTCTCAACGAGGGTACGATCCCCTCCAACTCCCCGCTGTATAAGAAGCTCGCGCCCTCCGAAATCAAGATGCGTGAGGACAGCTACAAGCAGCGCGAGACCTTTATCAAGAAGAACCCAGCTCTCCATCTCAGTCTCACCCGTCTCGCCATTCGTAATCTTCCCCGCCACATCAACTCCAAGGACTTGAAGCAGCTTGCCCGAGAGTCCGTTGTCAACTTCGCCAAGGATGTGAAGGCGGGCGCGCGCCACCCGCTCTCAAAGGAGGAGCAGCAAAGATCCCGCGATACGATGAAGGAGCTGGAGCAGCTGCGcaaacagaagaagatggGTATTGTACGCCAAGCCAAGGTTGTCTTCGAGACTCGCGAGGGTACCAAGGTCTCTGAGAAGACTGGTGGTGGTCGCAGTCGTGGCTACGGATTCATCGAGTTCTTCACTCACCGGCACGCGCTGATGAGTTTGCGTTGGCTGAACTGCCACTCCCTGGCAGTTCCTCCTTCTGCCCAAGATCCCAATGACCgggacaagaagaagagcctCGTCGTTGAGTTTGCCATCGAGAACGCCCAGGTTGTTAAACGCCGCAATGAGCTACAGGCTAAATCCCGCGAGCCTAGACCTAAACGCTCGGACGATGCTGAGGGTGATGGAGATAGAGGTCAAAAGAGGAAGCGCTCCGATACCCGTGGTGGTAAAGGAAAGGATGGAAGGGACGCAAAGCGTGGCAAGACTGGAAATGGAAAGGATCCCAGAGATGAGAAAACCAATGAAGACGAGGACAAGGCTGCTAAGCGCAACCGCATTATCGGACAGAAGCGTATGAAGCGGAAGTCCCGTAAGGGGAATTGAAGGCGTGAAAATGTTACAAGTTACTTGTTTAATGTATAGGCATTGTTTATCCCAGCAGTCAGAGAGAGGAACTGTTCTTTGTACCCACACGATACCACCATTTCGAAAATGAAAAGCACGGATTTGTTCTATGATACTGGATTGTTGATCCATGTCTCTTACTGGGTATAAAATGTCGCACGTTCGGTCCATGTGAGGGCTGCTGCTCCGTGGTGATGTAGCCGTTAAGTGTTCTTGGCGCCTTCCACCTTGCCAACAATATTATACCGCTTGCTAAAAAACGTATACCACTCATCCAAGACGGTCTTTTCCTTGTCCGGGAGGTCATACCACTGAGGTACACAGTCTTCAGGCTTCAGAGAGGATGAGGCAAGAGCACGGGAGGCATCCTTGCCGGCGAAGACTAGAAGAAAAGGACAGTTGGTGTGATTGTTCATCATGCTTTttctttaaaaaaaaaattgatgTTGTGCTCACCCCGATAGGAACCCGAGGCACCATAAGCTGAATTCCGGCTCACATCAAAGACAACACCCTTGATGGCGACCAGAGTCGGGCGGCTAGGGTCGGTACCTGCAGTTCAGTGGACATTAGCAATGATCTTTGAGCTGGGCGCATAGTAAAACTCTCATACCGTCACATTTGGCCAATTCCTCGGCGGAAATAGGGTCATCCTTAGGCGGGTCAAGCTCGACTGGCACCTTAGGTGTGAAACGCTTAGATTCGTCTTGTTGGACCATGGTGGTGGTTGGTGAAGttgagggggaaaaaaagatatTGGGGTTTGGCGGGGTTACCCGAGGTCGGTGGTCGCGGGCTTCAGGTTCCGACTGATCGGCTACTCCACTTGAGCTTGTTCCTTTTCAAAGAATCCAGTAGTTATCTGCACCTTTAAAGCGTCTGTCTAGAAAAATCTAAACAGAAGGAAGATATGGTTAAAAAAATTGACTACCGAAAAGACGTGACAAGGCTGCAAGTGCGACTCTTCTCGATTGTTTTAATTGAAATCGCCATAGGTACAGTTTGTGCAGAACTATAGAAGGATTTAATTTCCCTGGTCTATATCAATTACAGATGGGTTCACCCCCTAGCTTTGTTTGATATTTAATACAAATGATCTTCCAGATTTCACCCAATCGTAATACATTGGGGATAAGACCATCAACGAGGTCCTTTTTTGGGTAAACGGAAACCTGCCTATGGAGAGACATTATGAATGATGGAGAAATCTCTGACGTCAAGACAACACCTCGGAGACAGGTGCACCTAATCTTCCCAGTTTCACAATGTCAACTACTGGAtggcccttttttttcgactTAGCTCTCGCACAGTAGCATACGATTCTTCGAAATGTCGCACATGCAGTCACATCCAAGTTCGGGTAACGAACATCTCGCGCATGAAGACCTGGATCAGTGCCGGACCTTCACACACTCTGATGTGATCCACTACCTTTATTTTGAAGACAACGATGGCTTCTTTCCACCAATTTGGATTGGAAAAGACTCACAGCAAAGACCCTCGACCGAAAACTCGAGCAACTTCGAGGACAGAGACACCAACACTAGTGCCTACAAGGAAAGAACATGAACACAGTGGAATTGTGTGTCAATCACAGGGATTCCTTTTGGATTTAATGTCAGCTTAGCTTATTATGTTCAGATCGGTGGCCTGGTTTGCTCCCACAATGCCTTTGAATTTTTCTATATGAAAACCACCTCCAAACCACCTCCTTGGACCTCGGTAACTATTTCTCTCCACGTGGGATCGGACTAGCACAGTCTCAAATCTACTTGAACGTCCGGAAAATGGGTTGCCAGCAATTTTTGACACCGTCAGATGTATCGCGTGATCACCGCAAACAATGCCCTCTTGATTCGGTGTCTCTACAGATCAAAGTGTTCAATCTAGTGGGCGCATAGAGTGGTCAGCCCCAAtcttcccccctccccttcccccAAAGAGGGGCATGTGGGGATGAAACAGGAAAAATACTACCCTAAAAATAAATCTTTCATTCCTGCCGGCTTTCTTAATTCTGCTTTtgttctccttttttttttctagacCTAGATCCCTTAGCGCACTTGTTTATGCCGTTGCTTCGCTCTTTCCTGGAAATAGAGAGATCTCCAAGATGCCTCATTCTCCAAACTCGAAGTATGGCTCTCATACCCCAGTGACCGCCGTCATACAGAGCGCAGAACCTCCTCGCCTCTCTGATTCAGAATCAAACCCTAGAAAGATGAACAAAGGGATGGAAGTCACCGAGAAGGACTCATCCAGCGCCAATCGCGCGCCATCGGTCGATAGCGAACCAATGGAATCCACATACGACCATACCCATCGCAAGCTCAAGCCCCGTCATGTGCAATTGATTGGAATTGGGGGAACAATTGGTACGGCACTATACGTTCAGATCGGGTCTGGATTACGGACCAGTGGCCCCGCTAGTTTGCTCATTGGATTCAGTCTTTGGTTAGTATTTTCCTTGTATTGTTCTGTTGACTCGGTTGGGTTCTCAACCTGGGTTGTCTCGACTATGCTACCTTCGACAGCATCAACGACGCCAAGTGAGTGAAAatgcaagaagaagaaaaagaggaaaaagaagcCCCCCAAAAGGATAAAGCATATAACTAGGAAGCATACGACCAAACAAAGCATCACGAAACAGGTTTCGAAGCCCGATTCCACATTTCAGATCCCAAGGATGTAGGACGTTAGCCTAGGCACTTCGTGCCAAACAGGTGTATGAATGTCGACTAAAGTGCCATTAACCCGATGTCTCCCCATGAATCTGACGAAAAGCCAGTCGGACACCCAGGATCCCAACCTAGTGCATGATGCTCTCGCCTGCTTCCTGCATATATCTCATTGAAGGTTCGCAATCTTATACTGTTCTCTAGGAGTTGTGTGATTTTGATTATCACCGTTTGTACGAACACCCCCATTTTTCCCAAGCCCTTTGCATCTTTCCCACCTGCTGTATTCCTCCCATGTCTGGAACTGTATCCCATATGATCCCATGATCCCAAATGCGCCAACGGTTCCGCTTCTTGCCCTAACATCGATCAATCGCCAAACTATTATATCGTTCCTCCCGTTTCGTTTCCTCATCTGGGTGCGTGGTGTGACATTCAAACTCACACTTCCCTTTCTAGGCTTGGCTGAAATGGTCACATACCTGCCCATCTCTTCACCGTTTATTCGATTTGCTGGCCGCTACGTCGATGAAGCTTTAGGTGTTGCCGCTGGGTACAACTTCTTTATTTTCGAGGCAGCCCTAGTACCATTCGAGATTGTCGCTGTCAGCTTGATTATTAGGTACTGGACCGATGCGATTCCTGTCGCAGCCATGAATGTGGTTGTCATTGTACTCTATGGGTTAGTCGTTATTTAAAATCTGAGCGTGAGATCCTGACTACTAAACAAGAAACAGAGCACTGAATCTCTTTGCCGTGAAATGGTACGGTGAATCAGAGTTCTGGCTTTCACTGGGCAAGGTCTTCTTGAGCTTAGGCCTGATTTTATACACATTCATCGTCATGCTGGGCGGCAACCCGCTCGGCGATCGGTTTGGCTTCCGCTACTGGAACGAGCCAGGTGCCTTCAACGAGTACTACAAGACAGGCGATACCGGCAAGTTCCTCGGTGTCCTGGCAGCTGTCATCACAGCCAGTTTCACCATCGCCGGTCCAGACTATGTCTCCATGGCCGCTGGTGAGACCGTGAACCCGCGCAAGGTGCTGCCGAAGGCTTTCAACGGTGTTTTCTACCGTCTCACGGCATTCTTTATTCTGGGTGTTCTCTGCATCGGCATTCTTGTCCCGTACAACGATGAAACCATGGCGGATGCGTTCGACAATGACAAGCCCGGTGCCGCTGCCTCGCCCTATGTCATCTCCATGGATCGCCTAAAGATCCCCATCCTGCCAGGCATCGTCAACGCCGTCATTCTCACAGCTTCGTTCAGCGCAGGTAACAGTTACATGTACTGTGCCAGTCGCAGTCTGTACGGTCTAGCTCTTGAGGGCAAAGCCCCGAATTTCCTTACCAAGTGCACCAACAACGGTGTTCCTATCTACTGTGTCGGTAGTGTGCTCGTCATCGGCCTCTTGAGTTTCCTGCAGGTATCCAACAGCGCATCAGTCGTGCTAAACTGGTTTGTTAATCTGGTATGAGTCCTCTCCCTAGTCCCGATTTCTTCCCCTATATATCCAACTAATCCCAGATCCAGGTCACCGCCTCCCAGCTCATCAACTTCTCCGTCGTCACTTTCACCTTCATCCGTTTCAAGAAAGCTCTCGCGGCCCAAGGGATTTCCAGGAAAACCTTGCCATACCGCAGCTGGTTCCAACCGTACCTCGCCTACTTCGCTTGCATCTGCACTACGGTCATGGCTTTCGTCGGTGGCTATACCGTCTTCCTCCCTGGCAACTGGTCCATCCCGACATTCCTCTTCTCCTATACTATGATCGGCGTCTTCCCGGTCATCTACTTTGGGTGGAAATTCTTCCACGGGACCAAGTTCCTCAAGCCTGAGGAGGTCGATCTGGTCACTGGTGTCCCTGAGATCGAGGAATATACTAGAGACATTGTGGTCACACCCCCAAAGTGAGCATACTTTATCTTCAGGTTGTGATTAGATGCTAACAGCGCCCATAGGACTGTCCTACACAAATTGTTCCGAGTGATCTTTGAATGAAAATCTCATGAGTCTCATCGTCAGCTTAGATACTTGTGATTTACCCAAGGTTAGAACTCGCTTAAGTGACCCCAGACCTGTGTATACCCGACGTTATTCATTCGACGTTGTTACTGTGGACTGTTTACTGCACATTTTTGTGGTGTTAGCATCGCTATGATACCCAATATGGCTAATGGAAAATTCCTATTCTTTTGAAAAAAGAATAGCCGCAATTAGCAGTCATACTTGACATCCAACAACATGTAACAATGCCTTGAATAGTACAATTATTCGATATCAATACATACCGAACAGTAAGAAGTCTTGCACCATCTATAAACACGCACAAATCCAAGCAAAGCTCTCCAAATTGGATCTTTTCATTCTGACCCTTCCTCCGCCTTCTCCTTGGCCCTCAAAGCCTCCAACCGCTTCTGATTCCGCTTCCCAAGGACGCGGAGAgtattcttcttctcaatctCTGTCATCTGCTGCCAGTTCCCAATTTGCGACAACGTTCCATCCACGTTAACAACCATCGGACCCAAATGATCCAATTTCATCTCCGTTCCGCCTCTGCTCATGTCGAGTTTAATGCTCCCACCACCTTGATCGTTCGCAATGGGATTTTCGGAGTCGCTAGCGGGGAGGTAGAGTTGCTTTTTGGGTTCTGGTTGTAGTTCTTGTGACTCTTGGTTCTGGATATCTTCGTTTTGGGTGGCCGGATTTGAGGATGCAGCGGCTGcggagtcggagttcgagcTTGATTCGCACATTGTGCGTACTGGGCGCGTGCAGTCTGATGCTTTAGAGGTGGTTGTGCACTGCGGAAAGAGGATGCTGTAGAGCCGGGTGTTTGGTGCTTGGGTTGCTGCGTTGAGGGATGTCCAGGTGGTAGTACCAGCTGGGATTGAGGCGCGCACGAAGGAATTGACGGATAGGTGCAGGAGAGCGGCGCGGTACACTGTGTGCGATACTTGCATGGTTCGGAGTTTAAGGGGAGGTTCGGCTTTGTGGAGGGAGAAACGTAGAGATGGCGGAGATGGGTCCCGATCCGACACTTCAAGTCACATTACATGTAAGAATAGCGGGCCGCTCATGCGACCTTGTGATGTCGTTTTTTGGATGTCTTTTTATGTGTATGTGAAGGCGGTTAAAAGAATTAACTGTGCAGAGGATTTTTCTATGCATAATCAGGGATTCTCCACGTTGCACCGGTGCTATATCTGAGCTCTACACAATTATTGATTACGGAGTATCTATATAACCAAGTTCTATACTGAATATGTTGTAGACAATCTTCGATTCTGTCTGCGAGACCAAGCTCACACAGTTGATAGAAGGCCCCGGGTGTGTCTACGGGTATCTGTTCTATCACGTCTTGAGTCGGCCAGAACAAACCCTCCCGAGCCTGCGTTGAATCCTCTCTTTTAGAAGTAAACATTCAATCTGAGAACTACTATTTGGCACCACCAGTTATTGGCATTTGTTCCCAGCGGTTTCAAAGGTTTGAAAGATCTTGCCTGGAAGATTCTCCACGACCTTTTGAAGCAGATAACCCCCGATTCTATGCCCCTTCGCTCAACCGGGTTCATTCTAACCTAGAGCCGACCGAAAATCGGAGTCCGGTGCACGGACATGCCTGCTGCATTGACGTCGGACTAGAATTCAAACTATCGAAACCACCAGTTGACCTGCAAGTATATCAGCGACACACCCAATCCCTACGAAAGAAACCATACTCACCGAAGCTGTAACACCTTCACCAACACCCTTAATGCTATGCCACCACCCCTTAGGAATGAACACCCCATCACCAGCCTCAAGGTGCGCTTCAAAGCCAACCCCAGCATCCGAACCAGTAGACACCTGAGTCCCCCAAACCATCTCATCTAACAACGCCCTCTCCCTCCCCTGCATCATCTCCTCGCCTCGGAAAGCCGCTGCCTCTGGACTCCCACTCTTTCCAAGCTGCCTCCTCACGGCCCCAAACACAGCCTGTCCATCTACAGGCGCAAGCAGCCGCACAACCTTCTTCCCAGCCATTTGGACAAACAAGTTCGGGTTCGGATCGCGGTGGAGCGGCGTGTAAGTGGGGGGGTGCCCAATCCACACATTCGTATCATATATATCGCCCTTTCCCGCGCGCGCCACAAGCTCTGGTGTCGGAAAATCTTCTCGGAGCACGGGTGGGAGGTCTAGGAGCTGGCATTGTGCTAGGTAGAGCCGCGTTGATTGGTGAGTGGTC
Above is a genomic segment from Penicillium digitatum chromosome 3, complete sequence containing:
- a CDS encoding Ribosome biogenesis (Nop4), putative; protein product: MVELHKKRRLSDAESPETKVEATTPAAEASAAQNKRTLFVRSLPTSATTESLAEHFSQSYIIKHAVVVSDKETKVSKGFGFVTFADVEDAESALKEFNGSKFDGKIIRVDYAESRKREIDEKIGRSVPTAASRESKKQKEEERGQGLPPKLIVRNLPWSVKEPEDLNVLFRSFGKVKFVTLPKRNGKLSGFGFVTMRGRKNAEKALQMINGKEIDGRQIAVDWAVEKDVWETIKKEDAEEEGQREEQESDNVEMEDAEGILEEPSDDETSSDEDDDEDDDLDELDELDDDEAEEEDDRNATTIFIRNLPFSATDQALYDHFKTHFGPLRYARVVLDYETERPRGTGFVCFWKPEDANTCIREAPRGAESMAPNKDKPKSNTAMKHSVLQDENSDPSGRYTLEGRVLQVARAVSKGQAAKLEEEGVSRRMVRDTDKRRLYLLNEGTIPSNSPLYKKLAPSEIKMREDSYKQRETFIKKNPALHLSLTRLAIRNLPRHINSKDLKQLARESVVNFAKDVKAGARHPLSKEEQQRSRDTMKELEQLRKQKKMGIVRQAKVVFETREGTKVSEKTGGGRSRGYGFIEFFTHRHALMSLRWLNCHSLAVPPSAQDPNDRDKKKSLVVEFAIENAQVVKRRNELQAKSREPRPKRSDDAEGDGDRGQKRKRSDTRGGKGKDGRDAKRGKTGNGKDPRDEKTNEDEDKAAKRNRIIGQKRMKRKSRKGN
- a CDS encoding Cytochrome b5 — protein: MVQQDESKRFTPKVPVELDPPKDDPISAEELAKCDGTDPSRPTLVAIKGVVFDVSRNSAYGASGSYRVFAGKDASRALASSSLKPEDCVPQWYDLPDKEKTVLDEWYTFFSKRYNIVGKVEGAKNT
- a CDS encoding General amino acid permease (Agp2); amino-acid sequence: MPHSPNSKYGSHTPVTAVIQSAEPPRLSDSESNPRKMNKGMEVTEKDSSSANRAPSVDSEPMESTYDHTHRKLKPRHVQLIGIGGTIVFG
- a CDS encoding General amino acid permease (Agp2), putative, translating into MLSPASCIYLIEGLAEMVTYLPISSPFIRFAGRYVDEALGVAAGYNFFIFEAALVPFEIVAVSLIIRYWTDAIPVAAMNVVVIVLYGALNLFAVKWYGESEFWLSLGKVFLSLGLILYTFIVMLGGNPLGDRFGFRYWNEPGAFNEYYKTGDTGKFLGVLAAVITASFTIAGPDYVSMAAGETVNPRKVLPKAFNGVFYRLTAFFILGVLCIGILVPYNDETMADAFDNDKPGAAASPYVISMDRLKIPILPGIVNAVILTASFSAGNSYMYCASRSLYGLALEGKAPNFLTKCTNNGVPIYCVGSVLVIGLLSFLQVSNSASVVLNWFVNLVTASQLINFSVVTFTFIRFKKALAAQGISRKTLPYRSWFQPYLAYFACICTTVMAFVGGYTVFLPGNWSIPTFLFSYTMIGVFPVIYFGWKFFHGTKFLKPEEVDLVTGVPEIEEYTRDIVVTPPKTVLHKLFRVIFE
- a CDS encoding JmjC domain protein; its protein translation is MQVSHTVYRAALLHLSVNSFVRASIPAGTTTWTSLNAATQAPNTRLYSILFPQCTTTSKASDCTRPVRTMCESSSNSDSAAAASSNPATQNEDIQNQESQELQPEPKKQLYLPASDSENPIANDQGGGSIKLDMSRGGTEMKLDHLGPMVVNVDGTLSQIGNWQQMTEIEKKNTLRVLGKRNQKRLEALRAKEKAEEGWCKTSYCS
- a CDS encoding Transcription factor jumonji/aspartyl beta-hydroxylase → MHRPLIVLENATLDTFKQRCFLPEQPAVLPPSTFKDLPALKKWFKSASPKSTPGPSSASLNVEHLYKHGVDTFVPLELTESTSTDAKFETDSGKTETHSFRQFHAPLTLFLDWMRTAETTHQSTRLYLAQCQLLDLPPVLREDFPTPELVARAGKGDIYDTNVWIGHPPTYTPLHRDPNPNLFVQMAGKKVVRLLAPVDGQAVFGAVRRQLGKSGSPEAAAFRGEEMMQGRERALLDEMVWGTQVSTGSDAGVGFEAHLEAGDGVFIPKGWWHSIKGVGEGVTASVNWWFR